Proteins encoded in a region of the Oryctolagus cuniculus chromosome 10, mOryCun1.1, whole genome shotgun sequence genome:
- the TMEM115 gene encoding transmembrane protein 115, whose amino-acid sequence MQRALPGARQHLGAVLASASVVVKALCAAVLFLYLLSFAVDTRCLAVTPGYLFPPNFWIWTLATHGLMEQHVWDVAISLATVVVAGRLLEPLWGALELLIFFLVVNVSVGLLGAFAYLLTYMASFNLFYLFTIRIHGALGFLGGVLVALKQTMGDCVVLRVPQVRVSVVPMLLLALLLLLRLATLLQSPALASYGFGLLSSWVYLRFYQRHSRGRGDMADHFAFATFFPEILQPVVGLLADVVHGLLVKVRVCQKTVKRYDVGAPSSITISLPGTDPQDAERRRQLALKALNERLKRVEDQSVWPSMDDDDEEAGAKLDSPLPSDKASGPPGKGAAPESGLITFEAAPPQL is encoded by the exons ATGCAGCGCGCCCTGCCTGGCGCTCGCCAGCACCTGGGGGCCGTCCTGGCCAGCGCCAGCGTGGTGGTGAAGGCGCTGTGCGCCGCGGTGCTCTTCCTCTACCTGCTCTCCTTCGCCGTGGACACGCGCTGCCTGGCGGTCACCCCGGGCTACCTCTTTCCGCCCAACTTCTGGATTTGGACCCTGGCCACCCACGGGCTGATGGAGCAGCACGTGTGGGACGTGGCCATCAGCCTGGCCACAGTGGTGGTGGCCGGGCGCTTGCTGGAGCCCCTCTGGGGTGCCTTGGAGCTGCTCATCTTCTTCTTAGTGGTGAACGTGTCtgtggggctgctgggggcctTCGCCTACCTCCTCACCTACATGGCTTCCTTCAACTTGTTCTACCTGTTCACCATCCGCATCCACGGCGCGCTGGGCTTCCTGGGTGGTGTCCTGGTGGCACTCAAGCAAACCATGGGGGACTGTGTGGTCCTGCGAGTGCCCCAGGTGCGTGTCAGTGTGGTGCCCATGCTGCTgctggcgctgctgctgctgctgcggctggccACGCTGCTCCAGAGCCCGGCCCTGGCTTCCTACGGCTTCGGCCTGCTCTCCAGCTGGGTGTACCTGCGTTTCTACCAGCGTCATAGTCGGGGCCGAGGGGACATGGCCGACCACTTCGCGTTTGCCACCTTCTTCCCCGAGATCCTGCAGCCCGTGGTGGGGCTGCTGGCGGACGTGGTGCACGGCCTCCTGGTGAAAGTCAGGGTCTGCCAGAAGACGGTAAAGCGCTACGACGTGGGCGCCCCGTCCTCCATCACCATCAGCCTCCCGGGCACAGACCCGCAGGACGCCGAGCGGAGAAG GCAACTGGCCCTGAAGGCCCTCAACGAGCGGCTGAAGAGAGTGGAGGACCAGTCCGTCTGGCCCAGCATGGATGACGATGACGAGGAGGCGGGGGCCAAGCTGGACAGCCCCCTGCCCTCAGACAAAGCCTCTGGGCCCCCAGGGAAGGGGGCTGCCCCAGAATCCGGTCTGATCACCTTTGAGGCCGCTCCCCCGCAGCTGTAA